A DNA window from Hordeum vulgare subsp. vulgare chromosome 1H, MorexV3_pseudomolecules_assembly, whole genome shotgun sequence contains the following coding sequences:
- the LOC123415568 gene encoding RING-H2 finger protein ATL79-like has protein sequence MQNTSRRPALPVPVMAARPHFGRKTLLMAPAASPAAPGVTPMGEAWPAASADAERAFTWLDANAVLVLALLICGLFAAMALHVLLQCAFRVTGRAWYGANNASATPQEPVPRAGAGGGGGGRTMALPCLAYSAGLELAGSSRSECAICLAEFVRGEKVRVLPRCSHGFHALCIDRWLAARPTCPTCRQMPFAEPDESVQLAAECARPAPVVAVVRVIIHGGAGQRVEI, from the coding sequence ATGCAAAACACCTCTCGGCGTCCCGCTCTACCAGTACCAGTCATGGCAGCGCGGCCGCACTTTGGCAGGAAAACCCTGCTCATGGCGCCAGCGGCGAGCCCGGCGGCGCCCGGCGTTACTCCCATGGGCGAGGCTTGGCCGGCTGCCTCTGCCGACGCCGAGCGCGCGTTCACCTGGCTTGACGCCAACGCCGTCCTCGTACTCGCGCTCCTCATCTGCGGCCTCTTCGCCGCCATGGCGCTTCATGTCCTCCTCCAGTGCGCGTTCCGCGTTACGGGGCGCGCGTGGTACGGTGCCAACAACGCCAGCGCCACACCTCAGGAGCCGGTGCCGCGTgcgggagcgggcggcggcggtgggggcagGACGATGGCGCTCCCGTGCCTGGCGTACTCGGCGGGGCTCGAGCTGGCCGGGTCGTCGCGGTCGGAGTGCGCCATCTGCCTCGCCGAGTTCGTGCGCGGAGAGAAGGTGCGGGTGCTGCCGCGCTGCAGCCACGGGTTCCACGCCCTCTGCATCGACCGGTGGCTGGCGGCGCGGCCGACGTGCCCCACATGCAGGCAGATGCCGTTCGCCGAGCCCGACGAGAGCGTACAGCTGGCTGCGGAATGTGCACGACCGGCGCCCGTTGTAGCGGTGGTGCGAGTGATAATACACGGTGGCGCCGGGCAGCGCGTGGAGATTTAG
- the LOC123401070 gene encoding probable calcium-binding protein CML16: protein MKKVFSRFDTNGDGRISPSELAAASRAIAPPATELAGGRKVASMMDELDTDRDGYVDLGKFAAFHGRGHGERELDAELRDAFYIYDINDDGRISDAELSKVLSRIGEGCSARPRTQRRPWPPIASRVAADGR, encoded by the coding sequence ATGAAGAAGGTGTTCTCCCGCTTTGACACGAACGGGGACGGTAGGATCTCGCCCTCGGAGCTGGCGGCCGCGTCGCGCGCCATCGCGCCGCCGGCCACCGAGTTGGCAGGGGGCCGGAAGGTGGCATCCATGATGGACGAGCTCGACACCGACCGCGACGGCTACGTGGACCTCGGCAAGTTCGCCGCCTTCCACGGCCGCGGCCACGGGGAGCGCGAGCTGGACGCCGAGCTGCGCGATGCCTTCTACATctacgacatcaacgacgacggccGCATCTCCGACGCCGAGCTCAGCAAGGTCCTGTCCCGGATCGGCGAGGGATGCTCCGCCAGGCCCCGCACCCAGCGTCGTCCCTGGCCGCCGATTGCGTCTCGTGTTGCCGCCGATGGTCGATAG